AGCTTGATTTAGAACCAAATGATAAATATGTATTTGTAAAAGAAATGAAATTTGAAGATGGTTTAACACTTAGACATGCTGATTTAGATGATGATATTGAAACAGTCACTTATGATACGTTAAGAGCAGCTGCTGGAAATTACAATTTAAAATTAGTAGAGCCTTTTTATAATATATATTTAGATGTTTTTGGTGATGGAATAATTGATGTTTATGCACCTATAGAAAAAAATATGTGATTTATCCGCGTGCTATCACTTTGCTAACATTCCCATCGCACTCTGTGAAAGCGATTCACACAAAATTAAAAAATTTGGTTCTCTGCTTTTCTATCAAAGTGTGGCATAAGTACTGTTAAGCATCTGGGTAAGTTCTTCTAAGAATCACTTGATTGGAGGGTAAAATGATTAATACTTATGATTATATAAGATTAACAAATGTAATCTCTCAAAAATATTATTTTAATTATAAAGATTTTGAAAATGCAATGAAGGATTTTCTTAATGAGGTAAATGCTTTAAATGTAAATATAAAAGGATTTCCGTTCTATTCTATTAATGTATTTCCAACTACAAATGAAAATGTAGGGATGGAGTTCTTTATTTCAGTAGAAGAAGATTATATAAATGTACCAGAAGGCATGAATTTTCATAGTTACTTTAGTATTGAAAATATGATTTCTACTACTGTATTTAATGACTATGAAAAAAACAGTAATGAAGCTTTTTTAAGATTAAAAAAGTTCATAAATGAAAATAAGTTAGAACAAATAACACCATTTTTTAATGTAATTTCAGGTGATTATACCTTACAATATATATTTTTAAAAGTTGGAGTTATCAAATCAAATGAATCACTTTTGTCAACCTTAAAATTTTGAAACATCAAGTGATTCTTAGGTTCAGGTGGAGTTTGCTTAAGAGAAATACTTTTCTCCATCTGAGCCTTAGAAGAACTTATCCAGGCACGTAGCAGTGCTTATCCCCCACTTTAAAGAAGCTGGGGGTGCTAGCAATGGTAGCGTTTGGATAAAACGT
This genomic interval from Clostridium kluyveri contains the following:
- a CDS encoding DUF5085 family protein; the encoded protein is MINTYDYIRLTNVISQKYYFNYKDFENAMKDFLNEVNALNVNIKGFPFYSINVFPTTNENVGMEFFISVEEDYINVPEGMNFHSYFSIENMISTTVFNDYEKNSNEAFLRLKKFINENKLEQITPFFNVISGDYTLQYIFLKVGVIKSNESLLSTLKF
- a CDS encoding DUF5085 family protein — its product is MKIKRNPLIFHNVLSIKVTCKTNEWVNHARELRNSIIKNGLYTTGPVIYTVEDVDKEDNTVKVGIYIPINTELDLEPNDKYVFVKEMKFEDGLTLRHADLDDDIETVTYDTLRAAAGNYNLKLVEPFYNIYLDVFGDGIIDVYAPIEKNM